One window of the Anticarsia gemmatalis isolate Benzon Research Colony breed Stoneville strain chromosome 21, ilAntGemm2 primary, whole genome shotgun sequence genome contains the following:
- the LOC142982277 gene encoding cuticle protein-like: MAFKFVVLACLVAAASAGYAPVAPVAYAAAPAYHGVPAYHAAPAYAAAPVVHAAPVAYAAPVAKVVAPVAKVEEYDPHPQYSFAYDVQDGLTGDSKSQHESRDGDVVQGSYSVVDPDGTKRTVEYTADPHNGFNAVVHKEPLAHVAKVVAPVAKVAAPVAYAAAPVVHHAPVVHAAPVAYSAPVVHAKYAAAPVAYSAPVYHH; encoded by the exons ATGGCATTCAAG TTTGTAGTCCTCGCCTGCCTGGTGGCTGCCGCCAGCGCTGGATACGCCCCGGTTGCTCCCGTAGCATACGCCGCGGCTCCAGCTTACCACGGAGTACCAGCTTACCACGCGGCCCCAGCTTACGCCGCCGCCCCCGTCGTACACGCCGCCCCGGTAGCGTACGCCGCCCCCGTCGCCAAAGTGGTCGCCCCTGTCGCCAAGGTAGAGGAGTACGACCCCCACCCCCAGTACAGCTTCGCGTACGACGTGCAGGACGGTCTCACCGGTGACTCCAAGAGCCAGCACGAGAGCCGCGACGGTGACGTCGTGCAGGGCTCCTACTCCGTGGTCGACCCCGACGGCACCAAGCGCACTGTGGAGTACACCGCCGACCCTCACAACGGTTTCAACGCCGTCGTGCACAAGGAGCCCCTCGCTCACGTCGCTAAGGTCGTCGCCCCCGTCGCCAAGGTGGCCGCCCCCGTCGCTTACGCCGCCGCCCCCGTGGTGCACCATGCCCCCGTCGTCCACGCCGCTCCCGTTGCCTACTCTGCCCCCGTTGTGCACGCCAAATACGCCGCTGCCCCCGTCGCCTACTCTGCCCCCGTCTACCACCACTAA
- the msl-3 gene encoding male-specific lethal 3 isoform X2 encodes MVSTRGVRYKFSEGERVLCYEPDPTKAKVLYDSKVLEVIEGKDKRGRRTVEYLIHFQGWNSSWDRCVSEDFVLKDTEENRQLQRDLAEKSQLQLGAYLYRRERKKGGSTTNAGAGPAKRARHGFSDDGSSSSTQPDPDEGETGDTDSSSASGSSSQPRSPPPNVHVGRAHIALPSALRDRLTFDYHLVVKRGRLSRLPATPCAAQILESFVKWFARAGAWHPTRARNDPPQKPDMLDVSCRLNLVREVADGLRVYFDFILRGHLLYKQELNQYHEICGKFIDEQDAIIKMELEAEAEEEMEQCGEEVTVASVEEDLKSPKIPEYSHLPPDPTDGERSENNDDLTNNNNNNDYNSHDDMSKNDSNDKTAAKSDSTTDENNTGGSVKSREGRSATRSGNVARRLRSHKSAVSQQSENEEPAPSTSTGEPRTFETLSSSVGSSGSSMSEGWARPTQAAPAAPTTTRTPLSLLLDKVAKWQIIPREGTEHLPCRVYGAIHLARLFVKLPDFLNATQMPDFKLKLILKHIDMFVQYLDEHSEWFGEVYYVADSMSRSH; translated from the exons ATGGTGTCTACGAGGGGTGTTCGTTATAAATTCAGTGAAGGCGAGCGCGTATTGTGTTACGAACCGGATCCAACCAAAGCAAAAGTTCTTTACGACTCGAAG gttTTAGAGGTGATAGAAGGTAAAGACAAGCGTGGCCGGCGCACAGTGGAGTATCTGATACACTTCCAAGGGTGGAACTCTTCGTGGGACAGGTGTGTTAGTGAGGACTTTGTTCTCAAAGACACTGAAGAGAATCGACAACTACAGAGGGATTTAGCTGAGAAGTCTCAGCTACAACT GGGTGCATATTTATATCGTCGAGAGCGTAAGAAAGGCGGCAGTACGACGAACGCCGGGGCGGGGCCCGCGAAGCGTGCTCGACACGGCTTCAGCGACGATGGCTCTTCTAGCAGCACGCAACCAGACCCAGATG AGGGCGAGACGGGCGACACGGACTCGTCCTCGGCGTCGGGCTCCAGCTCGCAGCCGCGCTCGCCGCCGCCCAACGTGCACGTCGGACGGGCACACATCGCGCTACCTTCCGCACTCAG GGACCGTCTAACGTTCGACTACCACCTGGTGGTGAAGCGCGGTCGCCTGTCCCGGCTGCCGGCGACACCGTGCGCCGCACAGATCCTGGAGTCCTTCGTCAAGTGGTTCGCGCGCGCCGGCGCCTGGCACCCCACGCGCGCGCGCAACGACCCGCCGCAGAAACCTGACATGCTCGATGTTTCTTGCAG GTTGAATTTGGTCCGCGAGGTAGCTGATGGTCTGCGTGTGTATTTCGACTTCATATTGCGAGGTCACTTGCTGTACAAGCAAGAGCTCAACCAGTACCATGAGATTTGTGGCAAATTCATTGACGA ACAAGACGCAATCATCAAAATGGAGTTAGAAGCGGAAGCGGAAGAGGAAATGGAGCAGTGTGGTGAGGAGGTGACGGTGGCTTCAGTGGAGGAAGATCTCAAGAGTCCCAAGATCCCGGAGTACTCGCACCTGCCGCCAGACCCCACTGACGGCGAGAGGAGCGAGAACAACGACGACTTGaccaacaacaataataata ATGATTACAACAGTCACGATGATATGTCAAAGAACGACTCTAACGACAAGACAGCAGCTAAGAGTGACTCCACGACCGACGAGAACAACACGGGAGGCTCCGTCAAGTCCAGGGAGGGGCGGTCCGCTACACGCAGTGGCAATGTTGCAAGGAG GCTACGATCTCACAAATCGGCGGTATCACAACAGTCTGAAAACGAGGAGCCGGCTCCTTCCACTTCGACTGGTGAACCACGGACTTTTGAAACACTGTCTTCCAG cgtCGGTAGCAGCGGGTCATCCATGAGCGAGGGCTGGGCGCGACCCACACAGGCAGCGCCTGCCGCTCCCACCACGACTAGGACGCCACTCTCACTGCTACTGGATAAG GTCGCTAAATGGCAGATCATACCTCGTGAAGGTACAGAACATTTGCCATGCCGAGTGTACGGCGCTATTCATCTTGCCAGACTC
- the msl-3 gene encoding male-specific lethal 3 isoform X1 produces the protein MVSTRGVRYKFSEGERVLCYEPDPTKAKVLYDSKVLEVIEGKDKRGRRTVEYLIHFQGWNSSWDRCVSEDFVLKDTEENRQLQRDLAEKSQLQLGAYLYRRERKKGGSTTNAGAGPAKRARHGFSDDGSSSSTQPDPDVACNVEGETGDTDSSSASGSSSQPRSPPPNVHVGRAHIALPSALRDRLTFDYHLVVKRGRLSRLPATPCAAQILESFVKWFARAGAWHPTRARNDPPQKPDMLDVSCRLNLVREVADGLRVYFDFILRGHLLYKQELNQYHEICGKFIDEQDAIIKMELEAEAEEEMEQCGEEVTVASVEEDLKSPKIPEYSHLPPDPTDGERSENNDDLTNNNNNNDYNSHDDMSKNDSNDKTAAKSDSTTDENNTGGSVKSREGRSATRSGNVARRLRSHKSAVSQQSENEEPAPSTSTGEPRTFETLSSSVGSSGSSMSEGWARPTQAAPAAPTTTRTPLSLLLDKVAKWQIIPREGTEHLPCRVYGAIHLARLFVKLPDFLNATQMPDFKLKLILKHIDMFVQYLDEHSEWFGEVYYVADSMSRSH, from the exons ATGGTGTCTACGAGGGGTGTTCGTTATAAATTCAGTGAAGGCGAGCGCGTATTGTGTTACGAACCGGATCCAACCAAAGCAAAAGTTCTTTACGACTCGAAG gttTTAGAGGTGATAGAAGGTAAAGACAAGCGTGGCCGGCGCACAGTGGAGTATCTGATACACTTCCAAGGGTGGAACTCTTCGTGGGACAGGTGTGTTAGTGAGGACTTTGTTCTCAAAGACACTGAAGAGAATCGACAACTACAGAGGGATTTAGCTGAGAAGTCTCAGCTACAACT GGGTGCATATTTATATCGTCGAGAGCGTAAGAAAGGCGGCAGTACGACGAACGCCGGGGCGGGGCCCGCGAAGCGTGCTCGACACGGCTTCAGCGACGATGGCTCTTCTAGCAGCACGCAACCAGACCCAGATG TTGCATGTAATGTAGAGGGCGAGACGGGCGACACGGACTCGTCCTCGGCGTCGGGCTCCAGCTCGCAGCCGCGCTCGCCGCCGCCCAACGTGCACGTCGGACGGGCACACATCGCGCTACCTTCCGCACTCAG GGACCGTCTAACGTTCGACTACCACCTGGTGGTGAAGCGCGGTCGCCTGTCCCGGCTGCCGGCGACACCGTGCGCCGCACAGATCCTGGAGTCCTTCGTCAAGTGGTTCGCGCGCGCCGGCGCCTGGCACCCCACGCGCGCGCGCAACGACCCGCCGCAGAAACCTGACATGCTCGATGTTTCTTGCAG GTTGAATTTGGTCCGCGAGGTAGCTGATGGTCTGCGTGTGTATTTCGACTTCATATTGCGAGGTCACTTGCTGTACAAGCAAGAGCTCAACCAGTACCATGAGATTTGTGGCAAATTCATTGACGA ACAAGACGCAATCATCAAAATGGAGTTAGAAGCGGAAGCGGAAGAGGAAATGGAGCAGTGTGGTGAGGAGGTGACGGTGGCTTCAGTGGAGGAAGATCTCAAGAGTCCCAAGATCCCGGAGTACTCGCACCTGCCGCCAGACCCCACTGACGGCGAGAGGAGCGAGAACAACGACGACTTGaccaacaacaataataata ATGATTACAACAGTCACGATGATATGTCAAAGAACGACTCTAACGACAAGACAGCAGCTAAGAGTGACTCCACGACCGACGAGAACAACACGGGAGGCTCCGTCAAGTCCAGGGAGGGGCGGTCCGCTACACGCAGTGGCAATGTTGCAAGGAG GCTACGATCTCACAAATCGGCGGTATCACAACAGTCTGAAAACGAGGAGCCGGCTCCTTCCACTTCGACTGGTGAACCACGGACTTTTGAAACACTGTCTTCCAG cgtCGGTAGCAGCGGGTCATCCATGAGCGAGGGCTGGGCGCGACCCACACAGGCAGCGCCTGCCGCTCCCACCACGACTAGGACGCCACTCTCACTGCTACTGGATAAG GTCGCTAAATGGCAGATCATACCTCGTGAAGGTACAGAACATTTGCCATGCCGAGTGTACGGCGCTATTCATCTTGCCAGACTC